A stretch of Gopherus evgoodei ecotype Sinaloan lineage chromosome 12, rGopEvg1_v1.p, whole genome shotgun sequence DNA encodes these proteins:
- the LOC115660544 gene encoding chymotrypsinogen 2-like, with translation MAFLWLLPCLAFLGTAHGCGLPAIQPVISGYARIVNGETVVPGSWPWQVSLQDNTGFHFCGGSLISENWVVTAAHCGVSTSHRVVLGEFDQGSPAEDVQVLQIAQVFKNRKFSSGSMKNDITLLKLAKPANMTDRVSPVCLPAATDNFPGGLTCVTTGWGLTNPSAQNTPDRLQQAALPLLTNTQCKRYWGNIPDVMICAGAAGACSCMGDSGGPLVCQKDGAWTLVGIVSWGSSTCSTSMPGVYARVTKLRAWIDQIIAAN, from the exons ATGGCTTTTCTctggctcctgccctgcctcGCCTTCCTGGGCACTGCCCATG gctgCGGCCTCCCTGCCATCCAGCCTGTCATCAGCGGCTACGCTCGAATCGTGAACGGTGAGACGGTGGTTCCTGGATCCTGGCCCTGGCAGGTCTCCCTGCAG gacAACACCGGCTTCCATTTCTGCGGCGGCTCCCTGATCAGCGAGAACTGGGTGGTCACCGCGGCTCACTGTGGCGTCAG CACAAGTCACCGTGTGGTTCTGGGGGAATTTGACCAAGGCTCTCCGGCCGAGGATGTGCAAGTCCTGCAGATTGCACAG GTTTTCAAGAACCGCAAATTCAGCAGTGGCTCCATGAAGAACGACATTACCCTGCTCAAGCTGGCCAAGCCAGCCAACATGACGGACCGTGTGTCCCCGGTGTGCCTTCCTGCGGCCACTGACAACTTCCCTGGAGGCCTGACCTGCGTGACCACAGGCTGGGGCCTGACCAATCCCAGTG CCCAGAACACCCCGGACCGGCTGCAGCAggcggccctgcccctgctgaccAACACGCAGTGCAAGAGGTACTGGGGCAACATCCCTGATGTCATGATCTGCGCCGGCGCCgctggagcctgctcctgcatg GGTGACTCCGGCGGCCCCCTGGTGTGCCAGAAGGACGGCGCCTGGACCCTGGTGGGGATCGTCTCCTGGGGAAGCAGCACCTGCTCCACCTCCATGCCTGGCGTTTACGCCCGCGTCACCAAGCTCAGGGCCTGGATCGACCAGATCATCGCGGCCAATTAA